In the Staphylococcus sp. IVB6240 genome, one interval contains:
- a CDS encoding MFS transporter gives MTTASYDKIKKAVPILLFLFVFSLVIDNSFKLISVAIANDLNISVTTVSWQATLAGLVIGIGAVVYSSLSDAISIRTLFIYGVFLIIIGSIIGYIFQSNFPLLLAGRIIQTAGLAAAETLYVIYVAKYLSKEDQKTYLGLSTSSYSLSLVIGTLSGGFISTYLHWTNMFLIALIVVFTLPFLFKLLPKEESENKAHLDFIGLVLVSTIATTVMLFITNFNWWYLAAALVVIAIFALYIKNAKHPLVDKKFFQNKRYASFLFIVFVMYMIQLGYIFTFPFIMEQIYHFELDTTSLLLIPGYLVAVVVGALSGKIANFLNSKQAIITAITLIALSLFLPAFAVGQHVSIFVISMIFFAGSFALMYAPLLNEAIRTIDVNMTGVAIGFYNLIINVAVSVGIAIAAALIDLKALNFPGNTALTSHFGVILAILGVMSIVGLVLFIILNRWTKTEA, from the coding sequence ATGACAACAGCATCATATGACAAAATTAAAAAAGCTGTACCGATTTTACTCTTCCTATTCGTATTTAGTTTAGTAATCGACAACTCATTCAAATTAATCTCAGTTGCGATTGCGAATGATTTAAATATTTCTGTAACAACAGTGAGTTGGCAAGCGACTCTTGCAGGTCTTGTAATTGGTATTGGAGCAGTGGTGTATTCATCACTCTCTGATGCGATCAGTATTCGTACACTGTTCATTTACGGCGTATTTTTAATCATTATCGGTTCTATTATTGGTTATATTTTCCAAAGCAACTTCCCACTGTTATTAGCAGGACGTATTATTCAAACAGCAGGGCTTGCAGCGGCAGAAACGTTATATGTTATTTATGTAGCGAAGTACTTATCTAAAGAAGATCAGAAGACATATCTTGGTTTGAGTACAAGTAGTTATTCATTATCACTTGTTATCGGAACGTTATCAGGTGGCTTTATTTCAACGTATCTTCACTGGACAAACATGTTCTTAATCGCGTTGATCGTTGTGTTTACGTTACCGTTCTTATTCAAACTGTTACCAAAAGAAGAATCAGAGAACAAAGCGCATCTTGACTTCATTGGTTTAGTCTTAGTGTCTACAATTGCAACAACAGTGATGTTATTTATCACGAACTTTAACTGGTGGTACTTAGCAGCTGCATTGGTTGTCATCGCGATTTTCGCTCTATATATCAAAAATGCGAAACACCCATTGGTTGATAAGAAATTCTTCCAAAACAAACGTTATGCATCATTCTTATTTATCGTATTTGTGATGTATATGATACAACTTGGTTATATTTTCACGTTCCCATTCATTATGGAACAAATCTATCACTTTGAATTAGATACAACATCATTATTACTCATCCCAGGTTACTTGGTAGCTGTGGTGGTTGGTGCATTGAGTGGTAAAATTGCGAACTTCTTAAATTCAAAACAAGCGATTATTACAGCGATTACGTTAATTGCCTTGAGCTTGTTCTTACCAGCGTTCGCAGTGGGACAACACGTTTCTATCTTCGTTATCTCAATGATTTTCTTCGCAGGTAGTTTTGCGTTAATGTATGCACCATTATTAAACGAAGCAATTCGTACAATCGACGTAAATATGACAGGGGTAGCGATTGGATTCTACAACTTGATCATTAACGTTGCAGTATCAGTAGGTATTGCGATTGCGGCGGCTTTAATTGATCTTAAAGCACTTAATTTCCCGGGTAATACAGCCCTTACATCACACTTTGGTGTAATCTTAGCTATCTTAGGCGTGATGAGTATCGTTGGACTTGTATTATTCATTATCTTAAACCGTTGGACAAAAACAGAAGCATAA